The following nucleotide sequence is from Silurus meridionalis isolate SWU-2019-XX chromosome 5, ASM1480568v1, whole genome shotgun sequence.
TCAGGGTGGAAACAGCAGTTCGGGCCACATTACAACATGTCGTCATAGACTTTTTCAATATCAGCACaccttaaaatgttttatttaatgatttactCTGCTGACTGTGAATCTGTGAGATTTTCTGTCGTTTCATTGACTGGCTTTATGCATGCAATTACATggcttagttttttttaaatggatcaACTAAACCCTTGTTCCACTGGCTGTTAATTCTAACTGTGTGCAATTTCCACTGCGTTTCCAGTCACTTATAGGAAGCATTCATGAACATTATAGAACCTGATTACAAAGTCATAAATGGCCAtcaatataaaagtaaataagaaaCGTAGTTTAAGATAAGGTTTAAACATTAACCCTAACCCGATGAGACTACAGTGCCAGAGCTCTTTAGATGTTGTGGCTTTTCATTTTCCAGGAAAACGAGGCAAAAATAAGCccaacatgcacaaaaaactGCTGCAACTGCATGTTTCTTACCGCTGCTGCTGGCCTGAGAGTCGTCCGACATTGACGGCTCTGCCTCCTCCTGAATGGTGGGCACCGAGGCTAGCAAACCTGTTGAGTTAACAAATAGGCTTCAGATTATTTGGTGGGTTACTGCAGTTTCTCTCTTTGTTTTCACATTAGCGATTttcacaatatatacacattaatacaaaaatctCATAGGATGTAAACATTTTTCTCCCCAGACAGTTTCATTAATGCCATGTTCCAAAAATTGTACGTAGAAGCTTATTTAAACATGTCATGACCAAGTTTTCTTATACAGTTTTTAAAACACAGTGCCTGTGAAAAGTTTGTTGATTCAAGTGTGTCTTTTACCTAACCTTACCTTTGGTTGATAacatacacacgtgtgtgtgtgtgtgtgtgtgtgtgtatattatatatatatatatatatatatatatatatatatatatatatatatatatatatatatatatatatatatatatatatatatatatattaggtgcggtgactgggcaggccgttCCAAAATAGATATTACTCCGACTGTTTgctttctaaataacacttactgAGCTTGAATGTATTGTTCGAGGTCATTGCCTTGTTGCATGGTAAAATCAGTTCTAATTAGCAGatagaattgcatggtgttaaagtatggaatagagtctgctaacatcatctCTTCTTTActcaagttcttctgttagagctgAACATTTtcaatttggactcatctgtctaCAGAACTTTCCTCTAGTCATTCACTGCCCTTGACCTAGACTAGCATATAAACAAcaagaacatgcatgtgtctcgaaaaccataaaataaacttttgacaggcttTGTATGAGGCCCACTGGGAGGTCAAGTAGGTTCAAAACCAAGGTTGACTCATGCACTTAAAAAGTCCCGTTATCTAATTCACTGTGTTGCTGTAGGTCGAAACGCCTTGGAAAACCTGAGGTAATTACTCCATTAGGATAAAAGTATGAGGCTAAAAAGGCTGCTTGTGTTATCCACTCAATTTATTATCACTGTTGTCCTGTTACATCCAAccccattttattttacagagaaCAAAAGGGCAAATGTGTGGGTTTTAGGGGGCAACACTagtgaaaaaaacaacccaaaaaaagCTTCTAATGAGAGCATTAGTGTGTTGTAACAGCACTTGACCCTACACCAGAGTGTTCTTTCCAGAATGTTTCAACCTGTTGCAAAGAATAACATGGCTTGCTCATACAAGgctgctagtgtgtgtgtgagtgagagagagactcactAAGGCCTCTGTAGTGAGAAAGCTGCTGATAGACTTGCTTCATCCTCTCGATGTTGAGGCGGCTACTCTCTGCATGGTTTAACATGGGTTTGGGATAATGGACTCCCACAATGCAGTTCGCTGCCTTCTGAATCGACTCTGGTGTATTCCACGGCTCGTAGATGTAGCGGCTCGGGTAGTCCTTCAGCTCGGGAATATATCTCCTGTGCAcggaaaatacaaaaattagcACAGAAACCCAATATTTTTAACTAGAAAATCTTCATTAGAAGTGATGCTAGTTATCATATCATCACATATATGAACGCAAAAGATTCTCCAAATGACGGGGACAGAAAGCGAGGGCGTGGCGTTAGAGTATCCGTAAAGAGGTATGATGATCAGAAGTGGGAGAGTGGGTGGGGCTTCCAGGGTGTCAGCTGCAACTGGCGTGTTCATAAGTCAATCATTTCATGATGACAGAAGtttagtccttttttttttcattcatttaattgtcAATTTATTGAAGGCTGGTCCGGCCTTAGCTTTAGCAAGTGtcgtttttttaaatgcatctcCTGTGTCAATCCAACAAGATGTCAAAAATTGCCAATTCTACAGCTTAACCATAACTACTGGCACCTCTGTACTTGTGCTTCTGTGAAGCCTTTGATAATAAAGTGATGGTGGACAGAAATCAtgaaaagaagcacataatatataataataagaaacGACTAAAACTAAAGCTTTACATATTTAATCTTCCAGAGAGCAGACAGTTAAGTgaatactttttatttctataattgtCACGATTATAAATTCTGAGATGTGATTTTAAAGTGTAAACCAATCCGTCTCAGAGCTAAAAAGAACAGTTGAACTTTGCCTACACGAAACGCTGCTGTGAACTTTATCCCAGGAATCAACTAACGCTCTACACACTGCCCCTCACCTCCCCAGTcacttttatataacattttcctAAAAGGGCCTTGTGGTCTGATGTTGGTCATGAAGTGAATCTCAAAGCTAATATAACTACTAGACTATTATAACTTAATACTTTTTAgaggtatttttattttaagctgtgttttgtttttaaaaaatgaaacaggAGTCAAACCTAATTTGCAATAATTtctattaaatgttaattttttttatttaaagccacTTTAATATGATTATCAtcatcctccacctcctcctccagtGTCGTTTCCTTGTTAGAGCAAATTTTTAAATCTTCTCAGGACGtttacagaaataataaaaagcaatatACAAGATACGAAGTTTAACAGCTGTAGATgcagattttgtgtttgtgttctaaATCAATTCTATTTTCCTAGAAAGCAAAAATTCAACACTGGTCACGTCTTGTATGGTTTGTAATATAGAAACGCTGCATGATTGGTTTAAACATCATTCCAAAAGATTTACAATTAACTATTACTCATCTCAAAGAGTCAAGAACATTTACTCCAATTTCATTAAAGTATTTTGCTCTTAATTAGACCTCTAAGGTGATCATAGCATTAGTAGGTTTCCAATCAGTCCTAGCAGAATTGCAGTGTTGAAATgtgaatggttgccatgttggttcctttaatgccaaaagaaaacaaaactattAAGCTTCGACCTCCATGTTTGtctgtgaggcagtctgctaacatcttttTGGCACGTAACCATTTTGTTTTCGCGAACGGTCCCGATTTCAGTTCATCATAAGAAATGAGTAGCGTTACAAGAATCCGAAGGGTTCCGCTTATTTTTTGGTTGTAGTATCAtctgacctaaaaaaaaaaaaaagggcggAGTTGAAGACATGCGTCACCAGCCAATAGaaataaagaatgcagtgacgttgttgtatgttgagctattttaagAGTTACTcggtagctcctggttccataacgtcAGCTGACTGTAGAAGTATGtaaaaaaggacattactcacaatcttacattccagtgctcatgcaagttctcactctccagtgttcggtattgttttaaagatttactCTTGATAACACCCAAATGAGGAGGGGGTCCCATCTcaaggttcctctcaaggtttcttcctcataacatctaggggagttttttcttgccacagtcaccatggctgctcatcagggataaaaagACATtgctcaccttaactcttaaatactctaaagctgctttgagaaaaggtctgttgtgaaaagcgctatagaaataaacttgacgtgtatctttaactccgccccttTTTTGACGTCATAAATATCAGAGAAACTACGCATAGGCTATGCTACAGTACTGTACTacagtactcactataaatgtgatatttctacaaaattacacaaaattcatctcactatattcttgcaaatgttttctgtgtgtgtttaaagagtgtgAAAGGACgatttatggcttaaacaataatattgttcaatattttttggttttggtaCGTAACTACCGCGATACGCGGGGGACGACTGTATAACCTTTTCATGATTAAAACAAAGATTCCCATATGATTTTTCTACATCTTTGTTCACTCGTTAAACAATCTTTAAAAGCATGTTTAAGAGTAATTATTCATGAGTGATTCTCAGAAGCTTTGCACATAATGACCCAGGACAGTCTCAGACTGTATAGTGAGCACTGTGTGTTCTATTTATGATCatgatgttttaaaaagttACCGTATGTAGTCTCCGCTGGGGTCGATGCGGCGTCCGAAGCCCACGGGACAGTAGCAGTGGAAGAACTGCTGGAAGAAAGCGCTGCAGGAAAGCCACATCCAGCTTCCAGCATTTACGCTCCAGTCAGAGTCGAGCAACAGCTCCTCGAACACCTGTACGCGATGATCACACCACACGCAGAACCTCACCAACACGTTCACTTTGCTTCTTCAGTTTCTtatgaaaaatgtgaaaactCTTGCTTGCGTGTACAAGCCTTAATCTGAATCAACACAACGGGACAAACAGAATCGGCTGTACCTTCATGCCGTTCTCCCAGCTGATCCACAGGTCTCCTCGGGTGAGGAAGCAGGCCACGGCGTGGCGTGCTAGGTGATGGATCCAGCCCTCCTGCCTCAACTGGCACATGATGGCATCGATCCAGGGGAAGCCCGTCCTGCCTTCGGCCCACTTGGCCAACGCTTCGGGATTCTGGTCCCAAGGGATTTGCACGCAAATTGGGTTTCCTTCCATGCGATCGAAGCTGGGGTTGTTGGTAGCCGCGGTGTAGAAGAACTCACGCCACAGCAGCTGCCTGAACAGCGAGAGAGGAGGACTGGAACGTCGGCGCAGCTGGGAAAGACAaatatcatcatcttcatcacgtCTGTTTTTTCTAGCTAACAATTCCCTGGTAAAACTTACATTCAAGAAGGTTTGGTTCATGAATTTATGACTTGATGCTAATAGGACAAAAAACCTGTTCTAATTAGTGAAAATTTCTCGTCACCATTCACTGACCTTCATGTAAAGTTCACGCAAGTGGTAATAAAGCACTCGTGATGACAAGCAGCCGAAACAGAGGTATGGACTCAGTCCAGTAGGACTGGCAAACAGCGAGTGGGCCTTGATTCGAGGACGCTCAAAACTTGCCGCCCATGcctaaacaaaacacacacacacacacacacacacacacacacacacacacacacacacacacacacacacacacacacacacacacacacacacacacacacacacacttaatgacCGGATTAAACAAAACGGCTTTATAGGTTCAATTGTAGGGTATAAATCAACTGAAtagttaaatgtgttttttttttttttatcaatttccattgttttttttaggattcACCTTTCTGTCCAGATGCTTATTGAGTCTCTCCAGAGCCTCAGTTTCACCACCTCTCCAAACTGGCACAGCCTCGCCCTGAGGTTTAAACCCTGATGCAAACAACCACACAAGATCAACATTAGGGGTGAAAAATGTTCAGGAATTTATGGAAATTAATGAGCAATTTGgggaaatttatataaactgtatcatatacaaacacactgtaaataaaactttataaacAAACATGTAAGTAGAACTATGGAATAACCTGCAATTGTGtcaattcccagtttattcccatggaaagtttacAAACTTTCACATACAGAGTTTCACAACCCTTATTTATTCGATATTGACTGCTTAACCCACACCTTAGTATCCAACAACAGTATATGACGTATACATTCATCACAGAATCATAAACAGCCTTTATTGGTCACATAgaaattacagcacagtgaattttTGCCTTGAATATCCAAGGTTGGGATCAGattaagggcctcactcaagggcccagtatgGTGGCGATGGTGCCAGAAcataatcagtaacccagagtttTAACTGTGATGCTTTTGTGACGTGCAGCTGCTCATACAAAAGAAATCCCGAAGAGTATTGCATTGAAATCTcattaaagataaaaagatGCTTTATACTAGTCACaggtgaaattctttcttcacatatacaAGCGATGTTAAAAGCATGGGTCAGGGCGCAGGATAAGACATGATCAAGAGTCCCTGGAGTGctaagggttaagagccttcCTC
It contains:
- the cry2 gene encoding cryptochrome-2, with the protein product MVVNSVHWFRKGLRLHDNPALQEALNGADTARCVYVLDPWFAGAANVGVNRWRFLLESLEDLDTSLRKLNSRLFVVRGQPADVFPRLFKEWNVTRLTFEYDSEPYGKERDGAIIKMAQEFGVETIVRHSHTLYNPDRIIEMNNNHPPLTFKRFQAIVSRLELPKKPLPTITPGQMAGRSSQLSENHNKRYGVPSLQELGFKPQGEAVPVWRGGETEALERLNKHLDRKAWAASFERPRIKAHSLFASPTGLSPYLCFGCLSSRVLYYHLRELYMKLRRRSSPPLSLFRQLLWREFFYTAATNNPSFDRMEGNPICVQIPWDQNPEALAKWAEGRTGFPWIDAIMCQLRQEGWIHHLARHAVACFLTRGDLWISWENGMKVFEELLLDSDWSVNAGSWMWLSCSAFFQQFFHCYCPVGFGRRIDPSGDYIRRYIPELKDYPSRYIYEPWNTPESIQKAANCIVGVHYPKPMLNHAESSRLNIERMKQVYQQLSHYRGLSLLASVPTIQEEAEPSMSDDSQASSSGSISMSHQPQPEFEPQPPQTDPDPDPDQDPDPEPSSAPAAVRKRGRSSEPQNSQNPKVQHTSQTIAEQLRTNSKE